A portion of the Lolium rigidum isolate FL_2022 chromosome 1, APGP_CSIRO_Lrig_0.1, whole genome shotgun sequence genome contains these proteins:
- the LOC124676319 gene encoding serine/threonine-protein kinase RIPK-like has protein sequence MASAQSWKSMFCCVGGAAAGVAGADEDGPSPSSRPQGRRGGERRTLLSSSSASSASRVSLSSLGSTGTLTPEDLSLTLSGSNLHAFTYAELKAVTAGFSRSNYLGSGGFGPVYKGHVAAELRPGLEAQAVAVKYLDLDDSTQGHKEWLAEVFFLGQLRHENLVKLIGYCYEDQHRMLVYEYMGNGSLEKHLFKSLDGCMPWATRIKIAVGAAKGLAFLHHADTPVIYRDFKASNILLDEDYTTKLSDFGLAKDGPQGDATHVSTRIMGTHGYAAPEYIMTGHLTAKSDVYSFGVVLLELLSGRRSIDHARRPREQSLVDYARPYLKKADKLHRIMDPALECQYSGKGAQQAALLAYKCLSQNSKSRPTMGEVVRALEPILKMDDYLQVGPFVFTVILEDPNEIHQSKSKLVDGKTKLDTRNESNVEEKHKSHQDRHRQKYPNSTIHADVALNRDGAIGPYTTALQRHRRASSHTEERGA, from the exons ATGGCTTCCGCGCAATCGTGGAAGTCTATGTTCTGCTGCGTCGGAGGCGCAGCGGCGGGGGTGGCCGGCGCCGACGAGGACGGgccatcgccgtcgtcgcggccgcAGGGGCGGCGGGGAGGGGAACGGAGGACTCTGCTGTCGTCGTCCTCGGCGTCGTCCGCTTCGCGGGTGTCCCTGTCGAGCCTGGGGTCGACGGGCACTCTCACGCCGGAGGACCTCTCGCTCACGCTGTCCGGCTCCAACCTGCACGCCTTCACCTACGCCGAGCTCAAGGCGGTCACCGCCGGCTTCTCCCGATCCAACTACCTCGGCTCCGGCGGCTTCGGCCCCGTCTACAAGGGCCACGTCGCCGCCGAGCTCCGGCCGGGGCTGGAAGCGCAGGCCGTCGCCGTCAAGTACCTCGACCTCGACGACAGCACGCAGGGCCATAAGGAGTGGCTG GCCGAGGTGTTCTTCCTTGGGCAGCTGAGGCACGAGAACCTGGTGAAGCTCATCGGCTACTGCTACGAGGACCAGCACCGGATGCTGGTCTACGAGTACATGGGCAACGGCAGCCTCGAGAAGCACCTCTTCAAGAGCCTCGACGGCTGCATGCCGTGGGCGACCAGGATCAAGATCGCCGTCGGCGCTGCCAAGGGCCTCGCCTTCCTCCACCATGCCGACACGCCGGTCATCTACCGCGACTTCAAGGCCTCCAACATCTTGCTCGACGAG GACTACACCACCAAGCTGTCCGACTTCGGCCTCGCCAAGGACGGGCCACAGGGCGACGCGACCCATGTCTCGACACGTATCATGGGGACACATGGGTATGCCGCGCCTGAGTACATCATGACGGGACACCTGACCGCTAAGAGCGACGTCTACAGCTTCGgcgtggtgctcctagagctcctATCGGGTCGACGCTCCATCGATCATGCTCGGCGTCCTAGGGAGCAAAGTTTGGTTGACTACGCGAGGCCATACCTCAAGAAGGCTGACAAGCTGCACCGGATTATGGACCCGGCTTTGGAGTGCCAATACTCGGGCAAAGGGGCCCAGCAGGCCGCGCTCCTCGCGTACAAGTGCTTGAGCCAAAACTCGAAGTCCAGGCCCACCATGGGGGAGGTGGTTCGGGCCTTGGAGCCTATACTCAAGATGGATGACTACCTCCAGGTAGGTCCGTTTGTGTTCACGGTCATATTAGAAGATCCCAACGAAATTCACCAGAGCAAAAGCAAGCTTGTTGACGGCAAGACGAAGCTTGACACGAGGAATGAGTCGAATGTGGAAGAGAAGCACAAGAGCCACCAAGACCGGCACCGGCAGAAGTACCCAAACTCAACGATCCACGCTGATGTTGCGTTGAATCGGGACGGTGCCATCGGCCCATACACGACTGCACTACAACGTCACCGAAGGGCATCAAGCCACACCGAGGAAAGGGGTGCATAG